The Sesamum indicum cultivar Zhongzhi No. 13 linkage group LG2, S_indicum_v1.0, whole genome shotgun sequence genome contains a region encoding:
- the LOC105155507 gene encoding lysine-specific demethylase JMJ706: MVEGRVYMSREAKLEFLKRKRLQQMKTERANDSTGVSMMMRRSGGDALRASGPCDVGLYCNSHTYSKIGSSSNDKDVFSKRKVAKFDTSDLEWTDKIPECPVYNPTIEEFQDPLVYLQKIAPEASKYGICKIVSPVSATVPAGVVLMKEKVGFKFTTRVQPLRLAEWDNDDKVTFFMSGRNYTFRDFEKMANKIFARRYYSAGCLPATFMEKEFWNEIACGKTESVEYACDVDGSAFSSSPGDPLGNSRWNLKKLSRLPKSILRLLETSIPGVTEPMLYIGMLFSMFAWHVEDHYMCSINYHHCGAAKTWYGIPGHAALHFEKVVREHVYNCDILSADGEDGAFDVLLGKTTLFPPNILLEHDVPVYRAVQKPGEYVITFPRAYHAGFSHGFNCGEAVNFAIGDWFPLGSIASRRYALLNRMPLLPQEELLCKEAMLLCSSLELEDPDYSDADLICQNSIKVSFVNLIRFHHRARWCLMKLDECTGVSSFSHGTILCSLCKRDCYAAYLNCQCYLHPLCLRHDIKTLDLTCGGTVTLSVREDILDLEAAARQFEQEENILHEVEQHCRNSDDFLLLSSIFSGAENDGYIPYCKIPFGLNKEILLTQDQLNHRATSPPMCDGSGGVKTETSDDSVLGLLPLMSTESPHTNVNGHVDSNSRNYMSTKSSRQYVRNTCEVSQFSKRECVSSLNKIGQSGDARSTINEESDDSDSEIFRVKRRSSSKVEQKIAQSSVSVNAEQQSFKRLKKHQPHEWCSTTDDPNRNSSSNSTESREVPLGGSRDRSSRGSGIPISIKFKKTPNEEVLSKHGEVHRDQRHQHELGRTMREPPPLEIGPKRLKVRGPSVLGNDGKLN; the protein is encoded by the exons ATG GTGGAAGGAAGGGTTTATATGTCGAGGGAAGCTAAACTAGAGTTCTTAAAGCGTAAACGGCTACAGCAGATGAAAACAGAAAGGGCAAATGATTCCACTGGTGTGAGTATGATGATGCGTAGGAGTGGTGGAGATGCTTTAAGAGCCTCTGGTCCATGTGATGTGGGGTTATATTGTAATTCCCATACATACTCAAAAATTGGCAGCAGTTCAAATGATAAAGATGTATTTTCCAAGCGCAAAGTGGCAAAATTTGACACATCTGACCTTGAATGGACTGATAAAATTCCCGAGTGTCCAGTTTACAATCCAACAATAGAGGAATTCCAGGATCCTTTAGTTTATCTGCAAAAGATAGCTCCAGAAGCCTCGAAATATG GCATCTGCAAGATTGTATCTCCCGTGAGTGCTACTGTTCCTGCTGGTGTAGTACTTATGAAAGAGAAAGTTGGTTTCAAATTTACAACTAGGGTGCAACCGCTTCGTTTGGCTGAATGGGATAATGATGACAAGGTCACCTTTTTCATGAGTGGGAG AAACTATACATTTCGTGATTTCGAGAAAATGGCGAACAAGATTTTTGCTCGTAGATATTATAGTGCTGGATGCCTTCCTGCTACATTCATGGAAAAAGAATTTTGGAATGAAATAGCATGTGGAAAGACTGAAAGTGTTGAATATGCATGTGATGTCGATGGTAGTGCATTTTCATCTTCTCCTGGTGACCCGCTTGGAAATAGCAGATGGAATTTGAAG AAACTTTCTCGGTTGCCCAAATCTATCTTGCGGCTTCTAGAAACATCAATCCCG GGGGTCACTGAACCAATGCTTTACATAGGAATGCTGTTTAGCATGTTTGCTTGGCATGTGGAAGATCATTA CATGTGCAGCATCAATTACCATCACTGTGGGGCAGCAAAAACTTGGTACGGGATTCCTGGTCATGCAGCTCTCCATTTTGAAAAGGTGGTGCGGGAGCATGTttataattgtgatattttatCAGCTGATGGAGAGGATGGAGCTTTTGATGTCCTTTTGGGGAAGACAACTTTGTTTCCACCAAATATATTGTTAGAACATGATGTTCCTGTTTACAGAGCTGTACAGAAGCCCGGGGAATATGTAATAACTTTCCCAAGGGCTTATCATGCTGGGTTCAGTCACG GTTTTAATTGTGGTGAAGCTGTTAACTTCGCCATTGGTGATTGGTTTCCCTTGGGATCAATTGCTAGTCGGCGGTATGCTCTGCTTAACAGGATGCCTCTCCTTCCTCAAGAGGAGCTCTTGTGCAAAGAGGCAATGCTACTTTGTTCAAGTCTGGAGCTTGAAGACCCAGATTATTCTGATGCAGATTTGATATGTCAAAACAGCATCAAGGtttcttttgtaaatttaatcCGATTTCACCATCGTGCTAGGTGGTGTCTGATGAAATTGGATGAATGCACTGGCGTTTCGTCTTTTTCCCATGGAACAATTCTTTGCAGCCTTTGCAAACGTGATTGCTATGCAGCATATCTGAATTGCCAGTGTTACTTGCATCCTTTGTGCCTTCGCCATG ATATAAAAACACTTGATTTGACTTGTGGAGGAACTGTAACACTGTCTGTGAGGGAagatatcttggatctggaaGCAGCAGCAAGGCAGTTTGAGCAGGAGGAGAATATATTACATGAGGTTGAACAGCACTGTAGAAATAGCGACGACTTTCTACTTCTATCAAGCATATTCTCAGGAGCTGAAAATGATGGTTATATTCCTTACTGCAAGATTCCTTTTGGGTTAAACAAGGAAATTCTCCTAACCCAGGATCAGTTAAATCATCGAGCAACTAGTCCTCCCATGTGCGATGGCAGTGGAGGTGTTAAAACTGAAACTTCTGATGATTCTGTATTAGGTTTACTGCCACTGATGTCAACCGAAAGTCCTCACACAAATGTTAAT GGGCATGTGGACTCCAACTCAAGGAATTATATGTCTACCAAGTCTTCTCGTCAATATGTCAGGAATACCTGTGAAGTTTCACAATTCTCTAAGAGGGAATGTGTTAGTTCCCTAAACAAAATTGGTCAGAGTGGAGATGCTAGAAGTACCATAAATGAAGAAAGTGATGATTCTGATTCAGAAATATTCCGTGTCAAACGAAGATCTTCTTCCAAAGTGGAACAGAAAATTGCACAGAGTTCTGTGTCTGTTAATGCTGAACAACAG AGTTTTAAGCGACTCAAGAAGCATCAACCACATGAATGGTGTTCGACTACTGATGATCCAAACCGTAATTCTAGTTCAAATTCTACTGAATCCAGAGAAGTTCCCCTTGGTGGCTCAAGGGACAGATCATCCAGGGGAAGTGGTATTCCTATCTCCATTAAGTTTAAGAAAACCCCAAATGAAGAAGTGTTGAGCAAACATGGAGAAGTGCACAGAGACCAGAGACACCAGCATGAGTTGGGGAGAACAATGAGGGAACCTCCCCCGTTAGAGATTGGGCCCAAGCGCCTCAAAGTCAGAGGACCATCGGTTTTAGGGAATGACGGAAAATTGAACTGA